Below is a genomic region from Leptospira barantonii.
CGAAATCTGTCTAAAAGAAGGAATGGAAAGTTCCATCGTACTTCTTCCGGAGGGAAAAGATCCTTTCGATTTATCCAAATCCCTGAGCAGACCGGAACTAAACGAAATCATTACGAACCAAATCCAAGGTTCGGAGTTTGTCGTAGACGAATTGCTTGAAAACGCCGATTCTCGCGCATTGCCCGAGAAAAAAAGAAAGGCTCTTCAAAATCTATATTCTTTTATCCAGAGCCTGAACCGGGAAACGGACAAACAATTCTTTTTAGGGCTCGGCGCGAACAAACTCGGGATCAGCATGGATGCGGTTCTGCGCGATTTTAAAGGCGGAACAAGTGCAAAGAATGGACCCTCGAATGCCGATACTAGATCTAACTTAAAGGAAGTTCCGGCGATCACAGGTCCCGCTTTGGACTGCGAGAGAAAAATCATCTCCATGCTCGTGAAACATACGGGGTTGTTTTCCTATTCCGAGGAAATTTCCTCGATGGAATTCATGGATACCGCGAGTTCCTTTCTTTGGGATTATTTATACACGATTTATACGGGAGAAGGCGAAATTTCTCCGGTACAAATTTTAGCCTCGGATCTGCCCGAGGATTTGAAACAGGCTTTGGCTCCGTATCTTTTGGAAGAAGATTCCGAAAAGACGGAACCGGGCGAACTACATAAGGTTTTTCGAATTCTTTTGTTACAACAAAAGAAGTTTAGAATCGAGGATAGAATTCGGGAACTCGATCAAAGAAGAGAACGTTTTTTTACGCCCGAGATCTTTACGGAACTGAGTTTCTACCGTAAAGAAAAAGAAAAGATTCTGGAACATATCCGGAATCAGTCGGCTACCACATAATTTAGAGGGAATGGGAATGATGGAAAATCTGCAAAGCATGCCTGAGGTTCAGAAGATTATATCTCTGGGAAAGGCAAACGGAGAAGTCTCATACGACGATATCAACGAGATTCTTCCCGATAAAATTCTGAACTCAGAAAAGATAGACGATTTCTTTACCCTTCTTCACGAGATGGGAATCGAAATCGTGGAAGAATATACCAGAAACACTCTGGAGCCCGCTTCCACTCTCGTTCCTAAGGACGATTCCAAACCTGCGAGAAAGAAAAAAGAATCCTCTTCATCCGCGAGCGGTTCCGAAGATCCGATCAAACTATACTTAAGAGAAATCGGAAAGGTAAGTTTGATTTCCGGTGAGACCGAAGTGTTTCTCGCCAAAAGAATCGAGAAGGGCGAGAAGATCATCGAAGAAACGATCTTAAGTTCCTCCATTCTCCGCGCGAACTACATAAAACTTCTTCCGAAGATCCGTAGCAAAAAGATCAAAGTCTACGATTTGATCCGCGTGGACAAAATGTATGCGCTGAACGCCGAAGAGGCGCATAAACTCGAAGAATTATTCTTTAAGAACATTCTCGTGATCCAAGAACAAGAAAAGGTTCTTCAGGAAGCGGTTTCCAAAATCAGAAAGTATTCCGAGACTTCCAAAAAATTTAAGGAATTCAAAGAGAAGATCGACGCTTCCACGGAGATCATCCACAACGCGATCCGCGAACTTGGAGTTTCTCAAAAAGAAATCCAAAAGATTTCCCAAAAGATCAAGTCCATGGTTTTTAGAATCAAGGAAATCGATCGCCACTTCTTAAAGATCAAGGCTCAATACGGACAAGACGTTCGCGACATCAAAGCGTTCAACCGTTTTATCGAAAAGAACGAGAAGTTAGACGACATCGAAGTAAAGATGGGAGTGAACATCGACGAAGTTCGCGAGGTCATCAAGGACATTCGCAACAACGAAAGAAAACTCCGTCGTATGGAACAGGAAGCGGGTTCCACGGTTCAAGAGATCAAGGACTGGGGTGAAAAAATCATCAAGGGCGAACGAGAAATTTCTCAAGCCAAAAAAGAACTCGTCAAAGCGAACCTTCGTCTTGTGGTTTCCATCGCGAAACGTTATGCGAACCGAGGAATGCACTTCTTCGATTTGATCCAAGAAGGAAACATCGGTCTGATCAAGGCCGTCGATAAATTCGAATATAAGAAAGGTTATAAATTCTCCACATACGCGACTTGGTGGATCCGTCAGGCGATCACAAGAGCGATCTCCGACCAAGCGAGAACGATCCGAGTACCTGTTCACATGATCGAACAGGTCAACAAGGTAATCCGCGAAACCAGATTGTTCGTTCAAGAATTCGGACGCGATCCGAGCAACGAAGAGATTGCGGAACGTTTGGGTTGGCCGGTTCAAAAAGTGAAGATGGTCAAAAACGTAGCGAGAGAACCGATTTCTCTCGAAATCCCAGTCGGTTCCGAGGAAGATTCGGAGCTTGGAGATTTTATTCCGGATACGGAAGTGGAAACTCCCGTAAACGCGGCGGCTTCAAGCATTCTCGCGGAACAGATTCGTCAGGTTCTTCATACTCTTCCGGCGCGTGAACAAAAGGTGATCCGTATGCGCTTCGGTTTGGACGACGGTTATCCTCAGACGTTGGAAGAGGTCGGATATCAATTCAAGGTTACGAGAGAAAGGATTCGTCAGATCGAAGCGAAGGCGCTTCGAAGACTCAGACATCCTTCGCGTTCTAAGAAGTTGAAGGATTACATCGACGGTTAAGATTTGTCGGAGTTCCGACAAATACAGTCCGCAAAATTCTTCTTGCGTAGATTAGAATTTTCTGATAGAGAAGATTTTTGCGGAAAATTTCCCACCTCCGCACCCCTCCACCCTAATCATGGGTGGGGTCCGATGATTTTACTAAAGAACGTCGGAACTTTTAAAAGTTTTTAACGATAAGACTTCCTCAAGCTCGCTATCAAATCCAACGCTTCGGATTCTTCCGCTTTTTTGGTCTTGTCCTTCCACTTCAATTGTTTGGAAAGAAGGGCGGCAACCGGCGCCACCATCTTCTGGGCCATGTCCAAATTCACAAAGAGGATTCTAAATCTTCTCGCAAGAACGTCGGTGACGCCTAACGCGAATTCTTCCTTAGCCGCAAATAGAACCTCTTCCTCGAAGTAGGGAATTCCCTTTCCTAAAAGTTTCGGTTTCTTCCCGAGAATTGCGAATGCTTCCGTTCCGTAATAATTCTGAAGTCGTTTTGCAAAGATCGTATCGATCTTATAAGTTTTTTCGATTTCTTGATACAAAGTTTCCGAATATCCTGCGGCACCGGGATACGCGTAAAACTTAGTGGAGCATGGATTTTGTTCGTCCAAATTTCCGACTTGAATCAGCTTATCTACAAGGTCCTCGGCCATCTTTCTATACGTGGACCATTTTCCTCCGCCCATCGTAACCAGACCGGAGTTTGAAACGAGGATGACTTCTTCTCTGGAAATATTTTTCGTATCCTGATTTCCTTCCGGAGAAATCAAAGGCCTGATCCCGACAAACACGGAAAGAATATCTTTTTCGGAAACCGGATTCTCCAGATAATCATTTCCCGTATCGAGCAAGAATTGAACCTCGTTGCCGATCGGAAGAGGTTCGTCGCCCGGATTCTCAATCGGAGTATCGGTGGTTCCGAGAATCACATGATCTTCCCAAGGAATGATAAACACAACTCGTCCGTCCTTGGTTTTCGGAATAATCATCGCGGATTCACAAGGAACTTTTTCTTTGGAGAACACGAGATGAATTCCCTGACTCGGAGAAAGAACGTTAAACGTCCTTGGATCGTCGAGTTTACGAATATGGTCGACCCAGATCCCGGTCGTGTTCGCGATTACGTTCGCGTAAACAGGGAAAGTTTTTCCGGTTTCTAAATCCTTGAGATTGGCGCCCTTTAACTTTCCATTCTCCTTAACGAAAGAAACGAGTTCGACTCTGTTGGCGACGGTCGCTCCTTCTTTTTCCGCGGATCTTGCGATCAACACGTTCAAACGTGCGTCATTGAATTGGGCGTCGTAGTAGGTGATTCCACCAAAAAGACCGTCCTTTTTGATCGCCTTAAATTCGGAGATTGCTTCCGATCTCGAAACCGTTTTGTGAGAAGGAAGTTTTCCTTTCGAAGCGAGAATATCATACAAAGTAAGACCGATTCCATAGTAAGGTCTTTCATAAAAACGATACGCGGGAAGAACGAACTTGAGAGGTTTTACCAAATGAGGAGCGTTTTCCAAAAGTCTTTGCCTTTCGGTCAATGCTTCGTGAATCAGTTTAAAATGAAATTGAGCTAAATATCGAACTCCACCGTGAATGAGTTTGGTGGAACGGGAAGAGGTGCCCGAAGCAAAATCTTTCTTTTCGATGAGCGCAACTTTGTATCCTCTTTTGGCCGCATCCAAAGCGGCTCCGGCGCCAGTAGATCCGCCTCCGATCACGAGAATATCGAAGGTCTCTTTTTGCAGTTTAGAAATTTGTTCGGCTCGGTTCTGTTTTTCCATTTTGAGAATTCTTCCTGCTTTACAGGTTTCTTTCCCCCTACAAATTTGCATTAAGTTTCACATCCGATCCGGATTTTTCTTTCATGGACATTCAAAAACAAATCGAAATCATTCGCCGCGGCACCGTTGATCTGATCAGCGAAGAAGAGTTAAAATCCAAACTTCAAAAAAAGAAAACGCTTAAAATCAAGGCGGGCTTCGATCCAACCGCACCCGATCTTCACCTCGGTCATTTTGTTCAGCTCAAAAAATTAAAACACTTCCAAGACCTGGGTCACGAGGTTTCTTTTCTCCTCGGAGATTTCACAGCGATGATCGGAGATCCGACTGGAAAATCCGAAACCAGAAAACGTCTTTCTAAAGAAGAGGTTCTTGAGAATTCCAAAACCTACCAAAGCCAGGTCTTTAAGGTTCTCGATCCGGTGAAAACGAAGATCGTCTACAATTCAAGCTGGTGTTCCGGAATGAATTTCGAAGACGTTCTCGTTCTCAGTTCCAAATACAACGTCGCGAGAATGCTCGAAAGAGACGACTTCAGCAAACGTTACAAAGCCGGACAACCGATCTCTATGATCGAATTTTTATATCCTCTCGTTCAAGGTTACGATTCGGTCGCTATGGAATGCGACGTGGAACTCGGCGGAACCGATCAAAAGTTCAATCTTCTTGTGGGCAGAGATTTACAAAGAGAATACGGAAAAGAAGCGCAGTGTGTTCTAACCCTTCCGTTACTTGTGGGATTGGACGGAACCAAAAAGATGTCCAAATCCCTCGGCAATTACGTGGGGATCACCGAGGCACCGATCGATATGTTCGGAAAACTCATGTCGATCAGCGACGATCTGATGTGGAATTACTTCGAGCTTCTGACCGATCTTCCTTTGCCCGAAATCGAAAACCGCAAAAACGGAATGGCAAAGAAGGAACTTCACCCGAAAGAAGTGAAGACGGAACTTGCGAAATTAATTATGGATCAATTTTCTCCCGCGTCCGAAAACGAAACGGCGATCGAAGAATGGAAAAAAATCCACAATCCGAAGTCCAGAGCGGTTCCGGACGATATCAAAGAAGTCACCTTGGGTGAAGAATTCTTTGCCGAAACACCCGAACCCTTGCTCGTTTGGGTCCTGAGCAAACTTGCTTTTGTTCCATCCGTTTCCGAAGGAAGAAGGCTCATCAAAGCGGGCGGTTTGTATCTTTCCGAAGACAAGATTACGGACGAAAAACTTCCGATTCAAAAGGGAAAAGAATACTTGGTAAGACAGGGGAAAAAGGGAAAATTTTTAAAAATTCTTTCCTAAAAATGATTTGAAGGATTCGAAATTCTTCATTTCAATCGAATCTTCATGTTAAGCGAGGAAGAATCATCGGAACTTTCCAGAACGATTTCCGAAATCAAAAACAGCGGAATCGAATCCGAGGTGATCGAAAGAAAGTTCAAAACTCTTCGTATACTTTTTTCCATCGGCTTTTTCACATTCTTAAGCGCCGTTTCCATTCTTACCCTAACGCATAGAATTTTCAGACTCGAAGCGACCGTTGAAAAACAAACGGTACATATCACAACTCTTGAGGAAACCTTAACCTCTCTTCGCTTGGAAGAACAACAACAAGAAGAAGAACTTCTTAAGTTCAAATCGGATCTGTATGACGCGGTTCCCGACGGAGATTTATCCGATCAGGTTTCGGAAAACAAATCGAATTTGGAAATTCTTCCCGGCTCGGATGTGGGTAAAAATGTCAACCGAGGTGATATACGTTTTAAGGAAATCGCACTTACCTTTGACCTGGGAACGGGTGAAGACTTAAAACTCATTTACGAATATCTTTCTCGCTTTCCGATCAAGATCACTTTGTTCGTTTCCAACGAAAACCCTGCTTTGAAGAACGGATCGTTTTTCAGCAACACGAACCTTTACTATCTCAAAAAACTTTCCGAGCTCGGAAACCGAGTCGTATTCGGAAATCATACTTGGAGTCATTATAACATTCCAAGAAGTTTATACGAACCTTCCTTGCGTAAAAGGGCATTGCTCAGTTACGTTTCGGATGAGATCCCGGATACGAACTTTCTCCAGCAGGAAATGAGAATGGTGGAGGAAAAATTTGAGTCTGTTACGGGGAAGGAACTTACTAAGTATTACCGTCTTCCTTACGGCGGATTCGACCCTTTGGTGATCCGCACCTTCGGCAAATTGGGTTATACGCACCATATTTTTTGGAGCAACAATTCGGTTGGCTCCTTAGACATTCCGGATTTCGTATATAAGAAATTCATTTATAAGAAAGATCCGCAAACCGGCAAAACGAGAATCATGCCGAATCCAAATTACAAAACCAGAGCGGAAGCTTTGGACTTTTTATACAGATGGGAAGAGGCGGACAAAAACGGTATGAACGGCGCAATCATTCTGATGCACTTGGGATCTCCAAGACAATCCGAAAAACTGATCTACATTCTTCCCGATTTTATCCAAGAAATGCTTTCGAAAGGTTATCATTTCGTGACCGTCCCGGAAATCATCAACGATCACCAGGACTGATTTCGAAATTTCGTAGGAACTCCTACGATTTTGCCGAAAAATTTGCGGACCCCACCCTGTATTGGGTGGAGGGGTGAGGCGGTGGGAAAACTTCGGAAATTTTCCTATAACAGAATATTTCTCTTCTTGCAAGCAAAACTTTTTACAACTATTTCGTAGGAACTCCTACAAATGATCGATCAATAACCGTCCAATTTGATTTGTATCTCTTTGAAGAACGGATCCCAAACGTTCTCTTTCGTCCAACGAGCGTTAACTTCTGTCTGTTCCACGTTGTTGTTCCAAAGTCGATACTTTACGGTCCTCACCGTTGCGCTGTTCTTATCACCGGTGATCTGCAAATAATATTTGTGATACGCTGTAAACTGTTGACCAGTCGCTTGATATTGATTCCCGTAAAGATAAACCATCTCGTAAAAAGGAACTTTTTCGGTGACGATGATTCCTTTTTCCTTATCCTGTTTTTCTATACCTACTTTCAATTCTTTGAATGCAAGAATTGTGGCATTGAATGTTTGTTCCTTGGAACGATTGAAAGTGCGCGTCAAGTCTTGATTGTAAAGATTTTCGTCGATCTTCGTCAGCGATAAACAGTTTGTAAGCAATACCAATGAAATGAATGAGAATAAAATTCTTTTCACGTTCCATAAACTCCTAAGCAAAATTCAATTACTAAGGAGTGAGCAAAACAATCAGAGTCAAGAAAAGAAAGAGATAAGAAGAATCTAGGACGAGAAA
It encodes:
- the rpoD gene encoding RNA polymerase sigma factor RpoD, translated to MENLQSMPEVQKIISLGKANGEVSYDDINEILPDKILNSEKIDDFFTLLHEMGIEIVEEYTRNTLEPASTLVPKDDSKPARKKKESSSSASGSEDPIKLYLREIGKVSLISGETEVFLAKRIEKGEKIIEETILSSSILRANYIKLLPKIRSKKIKVYDLIRVDKMYALNAEEAHKLEELFFKNILVIQEQEKVLQEAVSKIRKYSETSKKFKEFKEKIDASTEIIHNAIRELGVSQKEIQKISQKIKSMVFRIKEIDRHFLKIKAQYGQDVRDIKAFNRFIEKNEKLDDIEVKMGVNIDEVREVIKDIRNNERKLRRMEQEAGSTVQEIKDWGEKIIKGEREISQAKKELVKANLRLVVSIAKRYANRGMHFFDLIQEGNIGLIKAVDKFEYKKGYKFSTYATWWIRQAITRAISDQARTIRVPVHMIEQVNKVIRETRLFVQEFGRDPSNEEIAERLGWPVQKVKMVKNVAREPISLEIPVGSEEDSELGDFIPDTEVETPVNAAASSILAEQIRQVLHTLPAREQKVIRMRFGLDDGYPQTLEEVGYQFKVTRERIRQIEAKALRRLRHPSRSKKLKDYIDG
- the tyrS gene encoding tyrosine--tRNA ligase, which encodes MDIQKQIEIIRRGTVDLISEEELKSKLQKKKTLKIKAGFDPTAPDLHLGHFVQLKKLKHFQDLGHEVSFLLGDFTAMIGDPTGKSETRKRLSKEEVLENSKTYQSQVFKVLDPVKTKIVYNSSWCSGMNFEDVLVLSSKYNVARMLERDDFSKRYKAGQPISMIEFLYPLVQGYDSVAMECDVELGGTDQKFNLLVGRDLQREYGKEAQCVLTLPLLVGLDGTKKMSKSLGNYVGITEAPIDMFGKLMSISDDLMWNYFELLTDLPLPEIENRKNGMAKKELHPKEVKTELAKLIMDQFSPASENETAIEEWKKIHNPKSRAVPDDIKEVTLGEEFFAETPEPLLVWVLSKLAFVPSVSEGRRLIKAGGLYLSEDKITDEKLPIQKGKEYLVRQGKKGKFLKILS
- a CDS encoding polysaccharide deacetylase family protein, translating into MLSEEESSELSRTISEIKNSGIESEVIERKFKTLRILFSIGFFTFLSAVSILTLTHRIFRLEATVEKQTVHITTLEETLTSLRLEEQQQEEELLKFKSDLYDAVPDGDLSDQVSENKSNLEILPGSDVGKNVNRGDIRFKEIALTFDLGTGEDLKLIYEYLSRFPIKITLFVSNENPALKNGSFFSNTNLYYLKKLSELGNRVVFGNHTWSHYNIPRSLYEPSLRKRALLSYVSDEIPDTNFLQQEMRMVEEKFESVTGKELTKYYRLPYGGFDPLVIRTFGKLGYTHHIFWSNNSVGSLDIPDFVYKKFIYKKDPQTGKTRIMPNPNYKTRAEALDFLYRWEEADKNGMNGAIILMHLGSPRQSEKLIYILPDFIQEMLSKGYHFVTVPEIINDHQD
- a CDS encoding glycerol-3-phosphate dehydrogenase/oxidase, which codes for MQICRGKETCKAGRILKMEKQNRAEQISKLQKETFDILVIGGGSTGAGAALDAAKRGYKVALIEKKDFASGTSSRSTKLIHGGVRYLAQFHFKLIHEALTERQRLLENAPHLVKPLKFVLPAYRFYERPYYGIGLTLYDILASKGKLPSHKTVSRSEAISEFKAIKKDGLFGGITYYDAQFNDARLNVLIARSAEKEGATVANRVELVSFVKENGKLKGANLKDLETGKTFPVYANVIANTTGIWVDHIRKLDDPRTFNVLSPSQGIHLVFSKEKVPCESAMIIPKTKDGRVVFIIPWEDHVILGTTDTPIENPGDEPLPIGNEVQFLLDTGNDYLENPVSEKDILSVFVGIRPLISPEGNQDTKNISREEVILVSNSGLVTMGGGKWSTYRKMAEDLVDKLIQVGNLDEQNPCSTKFYAYPGAAGYSETLYQEIEKTYKIDTIFAKRLQNYYGTEAFAILGKKPKLLGKGIPYFEEEVLFAAKEEFALGVTDVLARRFRILFVNLDMAQKMVAPVAALLSKQLKWKDKTKKAEESEALDLIASLRKSYR